A region from the Bradyrhizobium erythrophlei genome encodes:
- a CDS encoding ABC transporter substrate-binding protein, protein MRTTFARRTAALLACAAVTLATSAFAQDKTVKIGVLNDMSSLYADIGGPNSVVAVKMAVEDSGLTKKGWKIDVVSGDHQNKPDVGVNIARGWIDNDKVDAIADTPNSGVALAVSNLVKEKNAVLLNSGAASADLTGKACTPNTVSFTYDTYMLANGTGKALTKAGGDSWFFLTADYAFGAALERDTIAVVTTNGGKVLGGVKHPINTSDFSSFLLQAQASKAKVVGLANAGGDTTNAIKQAAEFGIVAGGQKLAALLLFINDVHSLGLKTAQGLTFTESFYWDMNDATRAWSKRFSALASKNPMPSMTQAGNYAMALHYLKAMEALGSNPHDGAKVVAKMKELPTDDPLFGKGPLRADGRRLIPAYLFEVKKPEESKYPWDYYKLVATISPEDAAKPLEASDCPLLKK, encoded by the coding sequence ATGAGGACGACATTTGCGCGGCGCACTGCCGCGTTGCTCGCGTGCGCGGCGGTTACGCTCGCCACGTCGGCATTTGCCCAGGACAAGACGGTCAAGATCGGCGTGCTCAACGACATGTCGAGCCTGTATGCCGACATCGGCGGCCCCAATTCGGTGGTTGCGGTGAAGATGGCGGTCGAGGATTCCGGCCTCACCAAGAAGGGGTGGAAGATCGACGTCGTGAGCGGCGATCACCAGAACAAGCCGGATGTCGGCGTCAACATCGCCCGGGGATGGATCGACAACGACAAGGTCGATGCGATCGCCGATACGCCGAATTCCGGCGTGGCCCTTGCCGTAAGCAACCTCGTCAAGGAAAAGAACGCGGTGCTGCTCAACTCCGGCGCGGCTAGCGCCGACCTCACCGGCAAGGCCTGCACGCCGAATACGGTCTCGTTCACCTACGATACCTACATGCTCGCCAACGGCACCGGCAAGGCGCTGACCAAGGCCGGCGGCGACAGCTGGTTCTTCCTGACCGCGGATTATGCGTTCGGCGCAGCGCTTGAGCGTGACACTATCGCGGTGGTCACCACCAATGGCGGCAAGGTGCTGGGCGGCGTCAAGCATCCGATCAATACGTCGGACTTCTCGTCGTTCCTGCTGCAGGCGCAGGCCTCGAAGGCGAAGGTGGTCGGCCTCGCCAATGCCGGCGGCGACACCACCAACGCGATCAAGCAGGCGGCCGAATTCGGCATCGTCGCGGGCGGCCAGAAGCTCGCCGCGCTGCTGCTCTTCATCAACGACGTGCATTCGCTCGGCCTGAAGACCGCGCAGGGCCTGACCTTCACGGAATCCTTCTACTGGGACATGAACGACGCCACCCGCGCATGGTCGAAGCGGTTCTCCGCTTTGGCGAGCAAGAACCCGATGCCGTCGATGACCCAGGCCGGCAACTACGCCATGGCGTTACACTATCTGAAGGCGATGGAAGCGCTCGGCAGCAATCCGCATGACGGCGCCAAGGTAGTCGCCAAGATGAAGGAACTGCCGACCGACGATCCCCTGTTCGGCAAGGGCCCGCTGCGGGCCGACGGCCGCCGTCTCATTCCAGCCTATCTGTTCGAGGTGAAGAAGCCGGAAGAGTCGAAATATCCGTGGGACTACTACAAGCTGGTCGCCACGATCTCGCCCGAAGACGCCGCAAAGCCGCTCGAGGCCAGCGACTGTCCGTTACTGAAGAAATAA